One segment of Streptomyces sp. TG1A-8 DNA contains the following:
- a CDS encoding NAD-binding protein, giving the protein MVVCGDDGLAYRLAAELGGVHRERVTLVVPPDKSAVRPPAAGRARTASAALFDRVVGVTVGRGAGTAHVTGAGGAGQGAGAGSGQQGDGVTVVEAAGLSEAVLSGAGVERAAALALVYDDDETNIRAALTARRLNPRLRLVLRLYNRRLGQYIEELLDQTAALAAGEDGGGAEASTTVLSDADTAAPALAAGAVAGTTRVVQTEGLLLRAVERGPSDGARAAGAGLCTLALLSASGAERAGTADGTGRGAEQEPVLLPDDEDVRRAGGRAALILEQVSASDGPASDGTGRARGVVPPLASLFSRRLRWSLAGLVGCVVALAVALWVVTGVHPLGAFYLTLLDLFAIDDPAIGESTGRQVLQLLSGLVGLLLLPVLLAAVLEGLGTFRTASALRKPPRGLGGHVVLLGLGKIGTRVLTRLRELHIPVVCVESDPEARGLATARRLRVPVVLGDVTQEGVLEAAKIHRAYALLAVTSSDTTNLEAVLYARSVRPDLRVVLRLYDDDFATAVYRTLRAAHPQAQTRSRSVSHLAAPAFAGAMLGRQVLGAIAVERRVLLFAAVDVAGRPELEGRTVAGAFRAGEWRVLALEGRAGVGGEHVLRAGDRVVVAATRRGLAALR; this is encoded by the coding sequence ATGGTGGTGTGCGGGGACGACGGGCTGGCGTACCGGCTGGCCGCCGAGCTGGGCGGGGTCCACCGGGAGCGGGTCACCCTGGTGGTGCCGCCGGACAAGAGCGCGGTGCGGCCCCCCGCGGCCGGGCGGGCCCGGACCGCCTCGGCGGCGCTGTTCGACCGGGTGGTCGGCGTCACCGTCGGGCGGGGCGCCGGCACCGCGCACGTCACCGGTGCCGGGGGCGCGGGACAGGGGGCCGGCGCGGGGAGCGGGCAACAGGGCGACGGTGTCACGGTGGTGGAGGCCGCCGGCCTTTCCGAGGCCGTCCTGTCCGGGGCCGGGGTGGAACGGGCCGCCGCGCTGGCGCTCGTGTACGACGACGACGAGACCAACATCCGGGCCGCCCTGACCGCCCGCCGGCTCAACCCGCGCCTGCGGCTGGTCCTGCGGCTCTACAACCGGCGGTTGGGGCAATACATCGAGGAACTCCTGGACCAGACCGCCGCGTTGGCGGCCGGGGAGGACGGTGGCGGGGCCGAGGCGTCCACGACCGTGCTGTCCGACGCCGACACCGCCGCGCCCGCGCTGGCCGCCGGTGCCGTCGCCGGCACCACCCGGGTCGTCCAGACCGAGGGGCTGCTGCTGCGGGCCGTGGAACGGGGGCCGTCCGACGGCGCCCGGGCCGCCGGGGCCGGGCTGTGCACGCTGGCGCTGCTCTCGGCGAGCGGCGCCGAGCGCGCCGGGACGGCGGACGGGACCGGGCGCGGGGCGGAGCAGGAGCCGGTGCTGCTGCCGGACGACGAGGACGTGCGGCGGGCCGGGGGGCGGGCCGCCCTGATCCTGGAGCAGGTGTCCGCGTCGGACGGGCCGGCGTCGGACGGCACCGGGCGGGCGAGGGGGGTCGTGCCGCCGCTGGCCTCGCTGTTCTCACGGCGGCTGCGGTGGTCGCTGGCCGGGCTCGTGGGGTGCGTGGTCGCGCTCGCCGTCGCGCTGTGGGTGGTGACCGGGGTCCACCCGCTGGGAGCCTTCTACCTGACGTTGCTGGACCTGTTCGCGATCGACGATCCGGCGATCGGGGAGTCGACCGGGCGGCAGGTGCTGCAACTGCTGTCCGGACTGGTCGGGTTGCTGCTGCTGCCGGTGCTGCTGGCGGCCGTGCTCGAAGGGCTGGGGACCTTCCGGACCGCCTCCGCGCTGCGCAAGCCGCCGCGCGGCCTCGGCGGGCACGTGGTGCTGCTCGGACTCGGGAAGATCGGCACGCGGGTGCTGACGCGGCTGCGGGAGCTGCACATCCCCGTGGTGTGCGTGGAGTCCGATCCGGAGGCGCGGGGACTGGCGACCGCGCGGCGGCTGCGGGTGCCCGTGGTGCTGGGGGACGTCACGCAGGAGGGGGTGCTGGAGGCGGCGAAGATCCACCGAGCGTACGCGCTGCTGGCGGTGACCAGCTCGGACACGACGAACCTGGAGGCCGTGCTGTACGCGCGGTCCGTGCGGCCGGACCTCCGGGTGGTGCTGCGGCTGTACGACGACGACTTCGCCACGGCGGTGTACCGGACGCTGCGGGCCGCGCACCCGCAGGCGCAGACGCGCAGCCGGAGCGTGTCGCACCTGGCCGCGCCGGCCTTCGCCGGGGCGATGCTGGGCCGGCAGGTGCTGGGGGCGATCGCCGTGGAGCGGCGGGTGCTGCTGTTCGCCGCGGTCGACGTGGCGGGGCGGCCGGAGTTGGAGGGGCGGACCGTGGCCGGGGCGTTCCGGGCCGGTGAGTGGAGGGTGCTGGCGCTGGAGGGGCGGGCCGGGGTGGGCGGCGAGCACGTGCTGCGGGCCGGGGACCGGGTGGTCGTCGCCGCCACGCGACGGGGGCTGGCGGCGCTGCGCTGA
- a CDS encoding prolyl oligopeptidase family serine peptidase encodes MSDSRTPDAPDMPDWEKRFRAPRVSLPDWAEDAPDRSLFVSNATGTYELYAWDRASGEQRRVTDRPNGTTDGVLSPDGAWIWWFDDKDGDEFGVWRRQPFGGGPDEPAVPGLGPSYPAGLALARDGRTAVVGRSTDDEGTTIHLAREGETPVVLYRHRESAGVGDLSHDGSLIAVEHTEHGDAMHAALRVLRPDGTTVAELDDTRGGTEELGLEVLGFAPVDGDTRLLVGHQRRGRWEPLVWDVVTGEETDLPLDLPGDVSAQWYPDGAALLIAHSHEARSELYRYDLAARALARIPTPPGTVSGATARPDGSVEYLWSSAAEPSVVRSTAGRIVLDPPGMKCPPSVPVEDVWVEGPGGRIHALVQKPAGATGPLPTVFDLHGGPTWHDSDSFAAGPAAWVDHGYAVVRVNYRGSTGYGRAWTDALKHRVGLIELEDVAAVRDWAVSSGLADPERLVLTGGSWGGYLTLLGLGTQPGAWAVGIAVVPVADYVTAYHDEMEALKAMDRTLLGGTPEEVPDRFAASSPLTYVDRVQAPVYISAGVNDPRCPIRQIDNYVERLEARGAVHEVYRYDAGHGSLVVDERIKQVQLEMEFAAKHLPGA; translated from the coding sequence ATGAGTGACAGCAGGACGCCGGACGCGCCGGACATGCCGGACTGGGAGAAGCGCTTCCGGGCGCCGCGGGTGTCGTTGCCCGACTGGGCGGAGGACGCACCGGACCGCTCCCTGTTCGTGTCGAACGCCACGGGGACGTACGAGCTGTACGCGTGGGACCGGGCGAGCGGCGAGCAGCGGCGGGTGACGGACCGGCCGAACGGCACGACGGACGGCGTGCTCTCCCCGGACGGCGCGTGGATCTGGTGGTTCGACGACAAGGACGGCGACGAGTTCGGTGTCTGGCGCCGCCAGCCCTTCGGGGGCGGCCCGGACGAGCCGGCCGTCCCCGGCCTCGGCCCCTCCTACCCGGCCGGCCTGGCCCTGGCCCGCGACGGCCGCACGGCGGTCGTCGGCCGCTCGACCGACGACGAGGGCACCACGATCCACCTGGCGCGCGAGGGGGAGACGCCCGTCGTGCTCTACCGGCACCGCGAGTCGGCGGGCGTCGGCGACCTCTCGCACGACGGCTCCCTGATCGCCGTCGAGCACACCGAGCACGGCGACGCGATGCACGCGGCCCTGCGCGTGTTGCGCCCGGACGGCACGACGGTCGCCGAACTGGACGACACCAGGGGCGGCACGGAGGAACTGGGCCTGGAGGTCCTGGGCTTCGCCCCCGTCGACGGCGACACCCGTCTGCTCGTCGGCCACCAGCGCCGTGGCCGCTGGGAGCCCCTGGTGTGGGACGTGGTCACGGGCGAGGAGACGGACCTGCCCCTCGACCTGCCCGGCGACGTGAGCGCGCAGTGGTACCCGGACGGCGCGGCCCTGCTGATCGCCCACAGTCACGAGGCCCGCAGCGAGCTGTACCGCTACGACCTGGCGGCGCGCGCCCTGGCCCGCATCCCCACCCCGCCCGGCACGGTCTCCGGGGCGACGGCCCGGCCCGACGGCAGCGTGGAGTACCTGTGGTCGTCGGCCGCCGAGCCGTCCGTGGTGCGCTCCACGGCCGGCCGGATCGTCCTGGACCCGCCCGGCATGAAGTGCCCGCCGTCGGTGCCGGTGGAGGACGTCTGGGTGGAGGGCCCCGGCGGCCGCATCCACGCCCTCGTCCAGAAGCCGGCCGGCGCGACCGGTCCCCTGCCCACGGTCTTCGACCTGCACGGCGGCCCCACCTGGCACGACAGCGACTCCTTCGCCGCGGGCCCGGCGGCCTGGGTGGACCACGGCTACGCGGTGGTCCGCGTCAACTACCGCGGCTCCACGGGGTACGGCCGCGCCTGGACCGACGCCCTCAAGCACCGGGTCGGCCTGATCGAGCTGGAGGACGTGGCCGCGGTCCGCGACTGGGCGGTCTCCTCCGGCCTCGCCGACCCCGAGCGCCTGGTCCTCACCGGCGGTTCCTGGGGCGGCTACCTCACCCTCCTCGGCCTCGGCACCCAGCCCGGCGCGTGGGCGGTGGGCATAGCGGTCGTGCCCGTCGCGGACTACGTCACCGCCTACCACGACGAGATGGAGGCGCTGAAGGCCATGGACCGCACCCTGCTCGGCGGCACCCCGGAGGAGGTCCCGGACCGCTTCGCGGCGTCCTCCCCGCTGACCTACGTCGACCGGGTGCAGGCCCCCGTCTACATCTCCGCGGGCGTCAACGACCCGCGCTGCCCCATCCGCCAGATCGACAACTACGTCGAGCGACTGGAGGCACGCGGCGCGGTCCACGAGGTCTACCGCTACGACGCGGGCCACGGCTCCCTGGTGGTCGACGAACGCATCAAGCAGGTGCAACTGGAGATGGAGTTCGCGGCGAAGCACTTGCCGGGAGCGTAG